ccttttttttttttaacgtactATTCTTCTCCTTATTAAATCTATCGTTATCGCTACAGTTTATAATGTCTGACAAATATATTCGTATGCTTAACTATTTGTATGTGTCTAGGTTTTTGTATCGTGTTTGCTTGTTTGCAACCCTGAGACTACGATTCTACCGCCACGGCGAATCGGtgattatatattgtacaaagaAAATGCTCGAAAAAGTATGTAACTTCATAATCCAGCGGCACACATAAAGGTCAGTTGCATAAAAATACCTTAcgctttctcttttctttttgcccCCCCTccctttttttatcctttttcgATGAAGCAACGCACGCGAAAATATTTGCTCTAATGCACACCTTAGCATCGTTAAAATCTTTCTATGTCCATCGCGCCGGCGCGATTAGAGGGTAACTTTGCGATATCAAGTAGCAGGAGTTGCACAATTATTACTAATTGATTGTAAACTTGCCAGGAAGCAACAGGAATTGAGGAATAGTTTATGCATCGAGGTATAGTTTATTGGTTCGCAGAAATTAATGCGAAAGACAAAAAAAGAATAGTATGGATAAAAATCGACGGCGtattgcacaaaaaaaatatttcgcaaaagtgacctaatgtttattttttttttcttaaacgaGGGGACGAAACGcgtatttaataacaaaagaatTAAGAAAGAAACACGCTACGGATTAATTCCAATGATTGATGCGCCCAGTAACGCGAATATCACAGTTAAATGGGAAAGCTCGATGGCTTCAAAATGAAAACGAGAAGAAACGAGAACAAAAACATCGTTATCGCGTTACAAAGAGGATGTTATTAGAAAAAAGCCTTTTTTCGAAGGATTAAACCTTAATGATTCTGAAATgcatttaacatatataacaTGGCGAAACATGAATtctctacaaaataaaattctggaGCTCGTCTGGAGCGAATCCTATCTtcgatttaaatttgaaaaaatttgaaaaagtatgGACAAATtccattaatttctatatattgttttttgtgaagatagaaaaaaaagacattataATAATCGTTTCAAATTATTTGCGAGACGGCTAATATAGTCGGCTAGAAAACCAACTTGAAAACGactacaataaaatatgtaaaagattTCGCATCACAACGGTCAATTTTGTTTccgattcttttttatttttttatttttttaaatttttattgcactaattaaaaattgcaataaaagaaaaattgacggatTGACGAAATGAAAAGTAGCGAGtgcgaaatatataatgtGAGCTTGAGTGccacaaataattttccacAGATTTAAATGTAGAcaggaataaaagaaaaaagatattgatgAGTTATGAACAGAAAATGGGACAATTGTGACAATGAaggaaaagtaaaaagaacGATGccatcttattattattaagaagaaaaatcaAAGTGGGTGCCCTGACTTTATTGCACTCTATACGTATGACGATAGTCTCGTGATGTAAATACGAAACCCACACGGATTTTATCAGTTCGATATCCAGATGAAAGATTGAAcaaatttctacttttttcgattttaatttgatatatcggctttcattaattttaatcctaataaataattaaattcaattgcTGGACAATAGCCGCCTTCATAGTTCGCTTATTACAATTCCACTTTAattccaaaattaattaattaattcgctaaataaataatatatatataattaattatatatataatttatataatatttattatattaatataattaatatattatattaatataattaatatattatattaatataattaatatattatattatatatattaatatatataattaatatgtttttccGCAACAATGTAAGCAATGAGTTATGAGCGACATCTCGAAATTGATAAAAACCGTTGCAAGCTCGTAATCAACGAATCCTCAAACAAAATTCCATAAAAATCACTATGTGGCTCGTTCTCTCTTTAAAAATCGTGATGaaagatataattacaatCGCGCATCAACGCAAAGATGATATGCGCATAAACCTGCTCGCTGATTTTCGTAACAATAATTAGTGACAACTCtctacataataaaaatccctgaatacatataataataataatagcgataatattaataataataatattaatcgtatattaatataataatcgtaatagtaataataatgtgatcataaaaataataatattaataattatagtagtattatattttcctgcttttttttttctcttgtgtGGCACGGCTAAACAACACATCGCGATTTTTAACAACCGGGTAAACATTTCTACCGTCCACAAAACCGTGGCAATATGGCAATTTTGCCAGTTATTGGCAACCTGATCAATAATCCATCCCTAAGATATACATCTCTAATACAAAATCTGAACTGCATCTGGCAGCATATTCCTGATTGAGAAACAATTCAACCATTTTTCCACTATCTCCCTTCCGTTCGTAATCCTCGCACGTTATACACATATAACCTGATCTCGCGTATATTGTACAAAGATGTATTCTAAGATAATGTACAAAGATGTGTTTCTATGTCGCTATAACTATGGATGTTCCATACAGCTAtcacaaatatattgattataacgGTAATCAATTCATCCTCACATTTAagctattataattacaagtGCTATTGCAAACGAGGCATGTACATCGCGCTGAGAAACACACAGGAGAACTCTAATTCGCTCCCgatagaatatattaaatttaaaaaaaaaaaaaaaaaaaaaattaaaaaaaatgatcgaGAAAATAGTAAAATCAAGAGAAAATGCcgttaagaataattttgattgttgatttttaataCCAGCGATCTTATTAGTACAACGTTAAACACCCACAGTTACTATATCTTACCTGATTTTCTACATTCGATAAATTGCGATCGTGATGATCAAACGGAAACGCTTTATTTGGTAATTCGATAATAAAGCCGATTATTGGCTTCCGTACGCCTATCCTAAGATGAGTACTCTGAAAAAGTCTTCTCGCATCTTGTACTGCATGTTCCTACGTAAAAGttacatttatctttcttttctttctttctttcccgCTTTCTTTCCGTACCTGTAAATGGGGTACTCAAAAATGGAAAGTTTGGATACTTAGGACAAAGACTATGCTCCCACTCGTTCTAGAGCGATTTTCACGGCGATCTTCACGCCGGAAACACTGGCCAAACTTCCACTCTCAATCTTTTTTTGCgtacgcaaaaaaaaaaaaaaagaaaataaagatttgtgagtttattagaaaataaaacgaattgTGAAGAAAGACCGATAACTCTGTGTTTCGCATGATTCCTCCCACACACTACCACTCACTGGCGTCTTCAGCACCACAACGGCATGTCGAAGCGGCATGTCTCCGTGTCGATGTTACATAATAACAATCATGTTGATACCATGTTGGTAATCATCAACTTACAATAAGCGGCATTACTATGGTGATGAATCTCATTGAGTTATCGAATCTGCGACTACATGTATCTCATCGATAGCAAACGTTCTCCAGCATCTCCTCAAACAGCTTGTTCATCGGTACTTTGCCCGTTCTGTACACACTGGACCAAAATCGTCTGACGATCCCGTCGGCCTGTCTGAGACTGGGCAGCACTAGGAACATGTTCTGCGTAGCGCGGAGAGCCTGGCCAGGTCTCACAGCCGCGACGCAGTCCGACAGGGAATTCAAGATAGAGTCTCGGAAACGATAGAGAGCCTGCGGCTCGTCGGATCTGGCGTCACTATTCGCTAAGATCAACGCTTTCAGGACATAGTACTCTTCCCGCGTCAAGCCCAATCGTTGAATCCTCTCAACGATTTGTATACACtgtttaaagaataaaaaaaatatatagcaaatgTTCGCTtctatatttaacaatttaattggAGTATTAAAACACCAATTGCACGTTTTGTCGAAAATTACTCACGTGTGTGTAAAGCTCCATACAATGGCACTCGCGCGCAAGTCTCTCATCTAGCGTAAAATCTTGTGCGAACCTCAACCTGCCGATGTTCGGCGTACTTCTCCACGCCAGAGTGAAGGTTAATATCTCGGCCCAAGTACTCTGCAGAAGTCGCATTTGATCGTTCAGTGCTAAGCTGCTAAATCCTGGGATCTGTTTTGCCCAGCCTGCAAGAGAAAGAATTAGACAATCGCCAAATGAAGCAGCAGTCACTAACGTATGGCGACAGATAGTTACCGATTATGCCAACCAATTCTCGATCATAGAGATCCGACAATTGACCGAGAACTCGCTGATCTGTGTCCAGTGTATGTGAGATATTCGACACTTGAAGCATGTCCGGTTCACAGGCCGATAAGGCTTCGACCATCTTGTTATCTGCAACAGAGACACAAAGCGcctctttatttaaattgctctaaagcaaaacatttttacatgcTACTATTAGTCATTAATGATGTTTAATGTTATTtgaatgattatttatttatttctacattgTTAATATAACATTAGAATTGATAAGATATTTgtgataataaatgaaaattacaaacagAGAAGGCAATAAGAGCCAGAAATGCGATTGTCGGAACGCAAgaattattaactattatcaattaatatacaaaaaacgagtaatataaataaataaaaaatataaaataaaactgaaaagctaataaaagattataatatcGTAGAATATGCAACGAGAATTCGCAAGCTTACTTATTGTTTCAGTAGGACCTCCCGGCGCTACGTTAGCTTGAAACATTGAATAATTCAGAGTTAATAGCGTTTTTCGAAAGAGATTTAATCACTCTACTTTCTGCATTTGTTTACATTTGTCACAAAATCAAGATATGGAGATGcaaaattgtgtaaatataaGCGTGAATATAAGACAAATACCTTCCAATGTGATGCTTTTGATCGGCGTGTATGGATCTGGAGCAGATCGTCTGTATTTTTGTCGACCGCCTCTAACGCGATCCAACCTCACGCCTTCCTTCAGCATCCCTTGTCGCAAACATTTCTGAAATCTACAAGCCTGACAAGCCTTCCGCCTTCGTTTGTTAATCTCGCATTCGCCATTCGCCGGGCAAGTATACTCGATGTTTCCTGTAAAATTACTGGctattttatcgtaatataCGTGGTTCTGCACCAGACAGCaccaattgatttttttcctttttttaaatattgcatcctgtcagttttttattatgaatttgaAATCGTCATAAGTACATATTCAGATTTTATAtcatccaaaaaaaaaaaaacatttccgTCGTTCTTGGTGCTATCTGGACAAAATTTACGGCCTATTAATCACGAAATCGAATAACACTGTTTACCTTGTATAGTTCTCTTGAAGAACGCCTTACACGCTTCGCACGAAGCGACCCCGTAGTGAAAACCGCTCGCGACATCACCGCAGACGAGGCAAAGTCTTCTGGGCAACATGTCTTCTTCCTTAACTCCATCCTACGGAAACGAGAATAATTCTTcacaattcaaatataaatccTTTTTAATGCAAACTCATATTTGCGGAGAACCACATTTCTGAGACGTACGTCTGGAGTTCCCAAGGGCTGCGTCGTTGAGGAACAATGATGCATCTCGGGACTCTCAGGACTACCATTACTACCACCGCCATAATCCGTTCCAATGTCCAACTTAGTGCATATTGCCTGGAAaacaatgtaattaaaatcatattagtattagtatataattaacaatatgataaacagattatatatatatatatatatgcacataAACTAAGAAAATTTTCCAGAACTTCTTATCTTTTGAATATCAGTTGCTCTCACAACGCTAGAAAACAAAGAATACTAGCCGCGAAAATAACTATCTTTCGcgcgaaatatataattttcactaCAAAATCAATTTGTGAAAGTCTCAAAACTCAAACCTCTCTTAGGTTTTCAcgcgtaattaataaattatcgatGGATCACAATACGACTGATGCGATATTGACACGATAATGTATATCCATCATTCATAAATCATCATTGATGACGATAAATTGAGTTTCCTCAACAATTTCAGTACCTCCTGATGTTGAAGAGTTGTGGTCGGCGAACACACTTGATAATTCTGCGTGGGTGTTGTCGGGTTATCGATTTCCTGCTTAATATTCGGCATCGTCCTGTTATTCCCGATCATGCTTTCCGTAGTGGCATCAGACATCATGCAGACCTGTCGAGACGCGAGAAATACAACGTAGTCTTTGTTCCAGTgtatgaaaataatgtatcattatatcaattatCGCAACGATTATTAGAACGCGAAAAAAAAGCCACGCAAAAATAAGAGACCCGTCGTTCTCTCTGCAGTCGATTGCACTTTTTTTGTGTCTGCTATATTTAAGTGCGGCCAACGCCTTGAGCATTTTTAGAATTGACTTCAGAGAATTCGCGGCACTGCCACCAATGTTCCCGAAGCGAAGATCCTTTCTTCTAGGCGACCCGCCGCATGGTCTCCGCGCGTATACAAACTCAGATCAGAAAATATATGGAAACTGAGAACCTCTGTGTATTGTCACGAGCCGCGTGTAAGCACTATCCTGCACGAGCACAGGATACGATTACTCGAAACGTACACGATTGCTGACTCGACGATCGCGCTGTTTAGATATCGATAGAACTCTAGTGTGCAATTAACTTTGGCATTtgtttaaatcattaaaaatttctcaaaaataaatatttttatatagtatttcaaataaattagattttatgcaaaaattctcaattataaataattagaaatatgaaCATAGTTAGAACGTAGAATATTAACgtagttaaatatattaataatatgagacaaaatttttttaatttaaaaaattaacatgtagAAACCGACATaaacattcaaaaaaatttaatataaaacattttaaaaaggaaataaaaagcatttcattaaaaaaaatgatattttgcaAGCACATTGGGAAATTAAAGCCCCGAAATTTCATATATGAATACTAATATCTTGTGAtctaacaatttaataataacgtcATTCGGCAACGttagattaataaaagttaactGCGCCCTACATTAAAGCGTCGGTGAACGCAGTGTAACGGTGAAAGGATTGCGTAAGCcccctttcttccttcctcCACTTTCCGTTCTGGTATCGTGTCTTGTGCCCGCAGAAAGTGAGACTCATAGCCGGAAGAGGGGACTATCTAGTCGACCTTGAACTTGGCTTTTTTAAACATGAAATTGTACGTTTCCCATTCGACAAACTCGATCGCTGCACTCGATCAATGCCGAATTTGCAAATCAAACTGGTGAGTCAGATCTCGTTAAAACTTGgtcgaaattttattctccgAAATATCCGGTGCGAAATGTCAATGCGGGCGATCAAAGTTTAATTTGTGATGCCGTcgatcaaatataaaatatcgcatGTAAAAATAGTACTTCGGACTCGGCGATTGCTTTCGAAATGAATCGGATTGACGTTACAAAACTCGAGGCTGCAGAAAATATTGTCCGAATGTGTAAGCTGTTTGGTACCGTATGGTGCCTCGGTTTTGTGAGCGGAGACCTTGTCTTGATTACAACGGTATATCGATACGCCGAGACCGATAATCCTTGACCAACTTCCTTCTCTTTGCtttgtgaatataaattatataattataccaAGCCCACTTTAGACGATCTATAATCCACGACAGAGAATTCAGAATAGAATTCTATCTatgtaacataaataaaacaggaaacatttgaaaaatttaaatacacgtatatatacatCAGTGatctgtattttatatgtgtgtgtTCTGAGTCTTCAAATGTTCTCTATACTACTTCTTACCaatctttttacattatttattataaaactattataaaattaaaagagatttttatcTCGCAAGCTATGGATCGCCTAAACCGAGCTttgaaaaaacataaatacattgcggaaattaaaaaaaaaaaaagagagagagaaacacaTCGCTAAGACGAGCTCGCTTAGCGCAGACTTTCGACGCACGACCAATCCTACGTCTGTTACAATGTTCCAGCGGAACAGGTTACAGGGGGAAAGGGTTGCGTAAGTGTTGTTCTCCCTCTGTTCGATCCACCGTTCGATTGAGAGCTCGAAAGGCGGACACGGGTGAgacgagggagagagagaaagagagagagaaagagggacaCCTCGGAGTGTCTCGACGGCCTTGAACTTGACTTTTCTGCGAGAGAGTGAGAAGCTGCCGCGCGCGTTCGCGAAGGCCGCGGAGCCACGCCACCGCAATTTTAGACGCCGAGCGCCAACGGAAACGGCCGACAACGGCGGCCTTGGGCCTCTCAATCTCGTTTTATCTCGTTTTATCTCCTCCTCTGTTCTACCTTCCTGCCTATACGTCCGTGACGCTCCGTTCCTACGCGCGCCGACGCGACGCGGTACGATGCGATGCGGTACGGTGCggtgcggcgcggcgcggcgcggcgcggtgcAGCGCGAGTTTGATGCTACTATCAACATCACTTATGGAAAGTTAACGctctaattttgaaattttaatacacaattGACAAAGCTCCAACTCTTCCCGCCCCCAAAAATCTCCAAAATTCCAAAATGTtgatatgtttaaaaaaattttcggcAATTAATAAGTAAGAGAATGTTCAAAGATATAAAACACGTATTTCCAAAATTGGAgatcattttcttattttaatcagAATCGATTTAAGCAGTTCTCTATAATAGCATGAATGATACTTCTAACAGAATTCTTAAGACGTTAGAAGGAGGgagaaagaatattaaagaacTTTCAACTGTATCAaggaaattgttttaaaattgtttctacAAAAGGGATACTGAGTTTCCAGAAGTGATTACGTAAGCGAGAAAAACTTTTCGTATAATACAGACAGAGAgaagtaaaaagataaatattttgcgagCGAATGCGGAAATcgtaatttcaatataatgatataaaatcaattaaaaaattagaattaattgagggctgaaaataatgataaagtgaatttaaaaattccattGAGAGTTTTTAATCGTTCGCCGCAGCTGTATTGAATTGCAAAACgtcagaaagaaaaaaatcttgtaaatcTTTTTCTCCTGTTGTTATACCGGAATAAATTGGTTTTTTCACGTGTCATCATTCGTGTTGCTcagtaaaaacatttttaaatcaacataaaaaaacGATTAACAACATTCATTGAATTTCGAAATACGGAAGGTTTTTAAAACCTGCGGAACGACGTTAAAGTTTTGAATTTCATGCCGTCAATGCACGCAGCTCGGACTTTAATGATAGGCAAAAATGATTAGTGCGTCGGGTAACGATCGGACAGGATAAACACGCGCAGTATCGCCTGCACTGCACAAATTAAGATACGCCGCGATTAACATCGGTCAATAAACAGCTCTTTATCTGTTGCCAGGTGTGATATCAGCCGATAGTGCACAATTCTCATAACCTTCGCATAATGCCTAATTCCTGTCACTGGAAACTGAGATCAATGGACGCTCGCGCGACATCGTATATGTAGTATAACGAGATTATGCGCCGTGATAACGAGAAACAAGGAAAGActcttgtaattattttcaactaaAGCTATTATgctaaaatagatatttttagccacttttcgaatttaattatctcaatggaattttttaatacaaaacgaaattaaaaacCTAGTATATTcctcgataaaaataaaattcgaataaaaaaaagaactaatttattctaaaagtGATCGACTCGCAATCTTCCGCAATGATTAAATTAGccatatttttacttttttctacTGTAGCTCCGAAATGCACGAATGTATCAATCACTTGATTGTATCGCAACAATTGCAACAAGTCGACGACactatttatgaattattataattgtccGCTCGCGCAGTCGGAATATCGCGAGTATATGTACGTCTACGTAGGTGGTTACGGAATTAGAGCGCGAAAAGTACAAAATCGATCCCTCGAGGATGAAGACCCTGGGTCGCGGTCAAGGCCGGGGCCTTGGCGGGAACTACGCTCCGATTTCACATCGATCTTATCCGATAAAAATAGCGTCGATAACACGACCGTGTAATCGCGCGGCATTAAAACACCGGGCGAGAATAACCCTGCACTCTGAATATCCGACGTGGATATTGACTTCCGTCAAACAGCGCCTTGAATCTTTTAAACTCTTGTATCCTTTTTTAAGCCTAGAGCTCTAAATCTTTCAGGATCTAGAAATCGTAAAGACCAGTTGCACCAATAGTCCGAGTGAATCGGACAAGGCTAATTCTTTTTCTAGACTGGTCTTTTGTACGGTAAAAATAGAAGAAGAAAGTATAACTGAATTACGTTCCGTTTTGTAAGTTCTTCGCtttgtaaaaagtttgtttactgtaaaaaaaaataaatccaacgtaaaaaaattattgaaaaatttctaaggaaattattttaatcacacCACTTCGCGTGTAAggctttattatttatacgccgccgtaattaattatcattattaaccCTCGAATTGCGTCCCTGACATGTATATGATCTTTCCCTAAATATAGACCGAAACGATTTCGATATTTCCAATTAGACTTTCATTCATAGAATTATGGTTTATCTCTAGAATTTAAATCCCACACACACAATAAATCAATCTGTTGTGCTTTCGcacaatttcttttcttacgtTTCAGAAACGTGCGATCATAAACAGCTATGAAAGGGTTGCAAGCTTAATTACAGCAAAGCTCTATTTATGTGTTTGGGGTCCGGGAAACTTTGtcgagataaaaatgtattgtcAATGGAGCCCAGATAAAGTATCGAATCTGCGGTAGACTGATCAGCGACAGCCGGGAAGGTAAGCTTGCCGATCAACGAGCGGCGGAGTTGCTCGACGTCGAGCCATATCGTTGGTGGGGAACGATAATAATCATTCTCCGGAACGGGATGCACGGAGGGGGAGTCAAGTTTAAGGCTGCGAGACGTCGATGACGTCATCtcagagggagaaagagaacgcGAGAGCCGTGCAAATCCTAACCTTGGACAATGTGCGAAATAATCGTCGGGCAGATACATTGAAACCAAGATTCGTCAGCTTGGGTCTGTGAAAAAATGCtgcgttaaaaaataactccGAAATTATAGTTCGGTAACAAAAGATATTCTTAGCTAGTGACTGGATGCTGTatgcagagagagaaagagagagagaaagagagaggaattAACGCGCGTTAAGTAATCGttctgaataaattaaatttaaaatacaaaaccCCTTATATTGCTGACTTAGACACGTGTTTCgttcaatttctcttttaattttataaactaatttatttttgcataacagCATCCAATTATACTAACCAATCGATCCGATTTCGAACGTCTAAAAAAATTCAGCAGTTATTTGTGCCACGAGcttgtatttatatagaaaaaatggTTTTCGTGTGAATGAGATATCGTTGCATTGATCCGCaattttcttagaaattttcaatgaaatattttccgtTCATCAGAAAGTGTTTTTTCTTAACTACCACGATCACAATATATCGAATAAGTTTACTGCGAATTACTTACGAACACCACGCATTTTGCCTCTAAATGCGCGCGAGGTATTTTTATagcgcgctctctctctcatctTCTGCTCTTATTATTAACCCTCGGGCGGTTAAGTGGGGTGCAGTTTTTACCCCGGTTCATATCAGAAGTATTTCTTTTCGCATACGGGCGCATGAATGCATCGGTGCACGTGTAGCGTATAGTGGCCGACCTTCGCATTGCTAGTGTCTATCGTGACCACGTTCCGCTTCCTATCCGCGGGCACTTGTTTATGCGCAACTAGCGATGTGTCGTAATGCCTTTTTCAATAATCCGACAAGAATCTGTGCGAGCGTTTTAACACTAAGCCTCTCTACGCTTCATTGATTACATTGATTTCTAAATTAGTGTCACATTATCGTGCTAACATAATGAGTTTATCGTATAAAGTTGAAAATGCATACAGTTACATAAACTCGAAACGtacgtattaaatttttatatttatattttataattttaaaatattcgtgcCACCAATatgcttttataaaaacagcTTTTccgatttcttttttataagacTCGAatcatgaattttttattggaaCCAGAATTGAGTAAAAAAGTGGTAAATGTATCTGATTTTATGTGGATCTAATatcttttctataatttcctgtggcgaaataaaaagcatTCACCGAATCAATGGTGATTGGACGATCAAAATTCCGAAATTCTCGGAATTTTTTGATGAaacgaaacatttttaaatcacaaaattttgtgaataaattgtatgtaatgttatcaatataattgtcaatataagtgcacatatttttgttatcatATGTTAGTTGATCTCATGTGGAAACAAGACATGATCCCGAggacaatttataaatgttacatgaAATTTTACATCGAAATTTGTCGATTTATAAAGCcggaaaaaaaacgaaaatccGAAAATATCCGCTGACGCCATTCTCGAGATGAATGTTTTTCTTCTATCAAACATCCACCGCGATTCTTGCGCTCCGacgattttattttcgttccagttgatataatttacatactaTTTGAATAAGTCATCACTTAAAAAGACGTATTCCTCTTTTCTAAACTGTTACATCATAAAAGATTCCAGATCCATCGTGCTTGCCTCGGAATTTAAGGAGAAATTGGAGAACCATTACTTTTTAGGTCGTCACTCTAGCcgatttatgaataaattgacAAGGAGAGGAGCCGCTTCCCCTTAGTCACGTTAGATCACTGCGATAGATCATTGCGAATCTCAATCACGCGctcatatattcaaaatatacgAGCGTCAGCATAAACTCCTCGTTAACCCCTTGTCAATTTGGCCGAGGGGCAGCGCGCCGAATGCGACGAGACGAGTAATATTCATCGTTATAAGGTCGTTATCGCTgctgaaaatattgaaaccgACAGAGAGTTCAAGTACGCGATTAAAGATTAGGCTAGGTTCAACATCGAAACACATCGAAACGTTAAACTATAATCATCAATAACGTAAGCGCGATATATATTTCAGCACGCTCCTTGTGGACGCCTTTGACACGTGGAATTGCGTAAGGATCGTG
This window of the Linepithema humile isolate Giens D197 chromosome 1, Lhum_UNIL_v1.0, whole genome shotgun sequence genome carries:
- the ERR gene encoding steroid hormone receptor ERR2 isoform X4, giving the protein MDAWMYDVVCMMSDATTESMIGNNRTMPNIKQEIDNPTTPTQNYQVCSPTTTLQHQEAICTKLDIGTDYGGGSNGSPESPEMHHCSSTTQPLGTPDDGVKEEDMLPRRLCLVCGDVASGFHYGVASCEACKAFFKRTIQASNFTGNIEYTCPANGECEINKRRRKACQACRFQKCLRQGMLKEGVRLDRVRGGRQKYRRSAPDPYTPIKSITLEDNKMVEALSACEPDMLQVSNISHTLDTDQRVLGQLSDLYDRELVGIIGWAKQIPGFSSLALNDQMRLLQSTWAEILTFTLAWRSTPNIGRLRFAQDFTLDERLARECHCMELYTHCIQIVERIQRLGLTREEYYVLKALILANSDARSDEPQALYRFRDSILNSLSDCVAAVRPGQALRATQNMFLVLPSLRQADGIVRRFWSSVYRTGKVPMNKLFEEMLENVCYR
- the ERR gene encoding steroid hormone receptor ERR1 isoform X2; protein product: MDAWMYDVVCMMSDATTESMIGNNRTMPNIKQEIDNPTTPTQNYQVCSPTTTLQHQEAICTKLDIGTDYGGGSNGSPESPEMHHCSSTTQPLGTPDDGVKEEDMLPRRLCLVCGDVASGFHYGVASCEACKAFFKRTIQGNIEYTCPANGECEINKRRRKACQACRFQKCLRQGMLKEGVRLDRVRGGRQKYRRSAPDPYTPIKSITLEANVAPGGPTETINNKMVEALSACEPDMLQVSNISHTLDTDQRVLGQLSDLYDRELVGIIGWAKQIPGFSSLALNDQMRLLQSTWAEILTFTLAWRSTPNIGRLRFAQDFTLDERLARECHCMELYTHCIQIVERIQRLGLTREEYYVLKALILANSDARSDEPQALYRFRDSILNSLSDCVAAVRPGQALRATQNMFLVLPSLRQADGIVRRFWSSVYRTGKVPMNKLFEEMLENVCYR
- the ERR gene encoding steroid hormone receptor ERR1 isoform X3, which codes for MMSDATTESMIGNNRTMPNIKQEIDNPTTPTQNYQVCSPTTTLQHQEAICTKLDIGTDYGGGSNGSPESPEMHHCSSTTQPLGTPDDGVKEEDMLPRRLCLVCGDVASGFHYGVASCEACKAFFKRTIQASNFTGNIEYTCPANGECEINKRRRKACQACRFQKCLRQGMLKEGVRLDRVRGGRQKYRRSAPDPYTPIKSITLEANVAPGGPTETINNKMVEALSACEPDMLQVSNISHTLDTDQRVLGQLSDLYDRELVGIIGWAKQIPGFSSLALNDQMRLLQSTWAEILTFTLAWRSTPNIGRLRFAQDFTLDERLARECHCMELYTHCIQIVERIQRLGLTREEYYVLKALILANSDARSDEPQALYRFRDSILNSLSDCVAAVRPGQALRATQNMFLVLPSLRQADGIVRRFWSSVYRTGKVPMNKLFEEMLENVCYR
- the ERR gene encoding steroid hormone receptor ERR2 isoform X5, coding for MDAWMYDVVCMMSDATTESMIGNNRTMPNIKQEIDNPTTPTQNYQVCSPTTTLQHQEAICTKLDIGTDYGGGSNGSPESPEMHHCSSTTQPLGTPDDGVKEEDMLPRRLCLVCGDVASGFHYGVASCEACKAFFKRTIQGNIEYTCPANGECEINKRRRKACQACRFQKCLRQGMLKEGVRLDRVRGGRQKYRRSAPDPYTPIKSITLEDNKMVEALSACEPDMLQVSNISHTLDTDQRVLGQLSDLYDRELVGIIGWAKQIPGFSSLALNDQMRLLQSTWAEILTFTLAWRSTPNIGRLRFAQDFTLDERLARECHCMELYTHCIQIVERIQRLGLTREEYYVLKALILANSDARSDEPQALYRFRDSILNSLSDCVAAVRPGQALRATQNMFLVLPSLRQADGIVRRFWSSVYRTGKVPMNKLFEEMLENVCYR
- the ERR gene encoding steroid hormone receptor ERR1 isoform X1, with the translated sequence MDAWMYDVVCMMSDATTESMIGNNRTMPNIKQEIDNPTTPTQNYQVCSPTTTLQHQEAICTKLDIGTDYGGGSNGSPESPEMHHCSSTTQPLGTPDDGVKEEDMLPRRLCLVCGDVASGFHYGVASCEACKAFFKRTIQASNFTGNIEYTCPANGECEINKRRRKACQACRFQKCLRQGMLKEGVRLDRVRGGRQKYRRSAPDPYTPIKSITLEANVAPGGPTETINNKMVEALSACEPDMLQVSNISHTLDTDQRVLGQLSDLYDRELVGIIGWAKQIPGFSSLALNDQMRLLQSTWAEILTFTLAWRSTPNIGRLRFAQDFTLDERLARECHCMELYTHCIQIVERIQRLGLTREEYYVLKALILANSDARSDEPQALYRFRDSILNSLSDCVAAVRPGQALRATQNMFLVLPSLRQADGIVRRFWSSVYRTGKVPMNKLFEEMLENVCYR